The Campylobacter concisus genome has a window encoding:
- the nuoK gene encoding NADH-quinone oxidoreductase subunit NuoK has translation MIGLTHYLILASLVFVIGLVGIMRRRNLIMLFFSSEILLNSANIALAAISKYYFDLTGQIIAFFIVAIAASEVAVGLGLLVLWYKKTGSISLDSMTNMKG, from the coding sequence ATGATAGGCCTTACTCACTACCTCATCCTAGCAAGTCTAGTCTTTGTCATAGGGCTTGTTGGCATAATGAGAAGAAGAAATTTGATAATGCTATTTTTCTCAAGCGAAATTTTACTAAACTCAGCAAACATCGCACTTGCAGCTATCTCAAAATACTACTTTGATCTAACTGGGCAGATCATCGCTTTTTTTATAGTAGCCATCGCCGCTAGCGAGGTCGCCGTGGGACTAGGTCTGCTCGTGCTTTGGTATAAAAAGACTGGCAGCATCAGTTTAGATTCGATGACAAATATGAAAGGCTAA
- a CDS encoding NADH-quinone oxidoreductase subunit J encodes MYESFAFYLFSALVLVSFSFSVFCKNALNAVSALAAGMVFISAIFFLLGAEFLGVVQIIVYTGAVVVLYAFAMMFFDSSKECESKSSKKAKITIYLLSSFIALLLIFIFLAPIYGAKFDGLSPIASELGNIEAIGILLFSKYLIAFEMCAVMLLVAMVAGIILIHKDLDAQSKFEEML; translated from the coding sequence ATGTATGAGAGCTTTGCATTTTATCTTTTTAGTGCCTTGGTTTTAGTTAGTTTTTCTTTTAGCGTATTTTGTAAAAACGCACTAAATGCAGTATCTGCACTAGCTGCTGGTATGGTCTTTATCTCGGCTATATTTTTCTTACTTGGAGCGGAATTTCTAGGCGTAGTGCAGATAATAGTCTACACAGGTGCTGTGGTCGTTTTATACGCATTTGCGATGATGTTTTTTGATAGCAGTAAAGAATGTGAGTCAAAAAGTAGCAAAAAAGCAAAGATCACCATCTATCTTTTAAGTAGCTTTATAGCTCTTCTTTTGATATTTATATTTTTAGCTCCTATTTATGGTGCAAAATTTGATGGATTAAGTCCCATTGCTAGCGAGCTTGGCAATATCGAGGCTATTGGAATTTTGCTTTTTAGCAAGTATTTAATCGCTTTTGAGATGTGCGCTGTAATGCTTCTTGTAGCAATGGTTGCTGGCATTATCTTGATACATAAAGATCTAGATGCGCAAAGCAAATTTGAGGAGATGCTATGA
- the nuoI gene encoding NADH-quinone oxidoreductase subunit NuoI yields MSEKKYILIDEKLKPKSTFDKFKHFIAITFKPDLLIGLKVTIKQMLFSKSHTLKYPMQKMELNARYRGIHKLLKFVESENERCIGCGLCEKICVSNCISMKTSLGEDGRKKVASYSINLSRCVYCGFCADVCPELAIVCGQEYEVASESRIIFGTKDEFLTKDKFLKDQSEFEGYGALPKNADSLIKKTPNAFISENENETKSDE; encoded by the coding sequence ATGAGTGAGAAAAAATATATTTTAATAGATGAAAAGTTAAAGCCAAAGAGCACGTTTGATAAATTTAAGCACTTCATCGCTATCACATTTAAGCCTGATCTTTTGATCGGACTAAAAGTCACGATAAAGCAGATGCTCTTTAGCAAGTCGCATACTTTAAAATATCCTATGCAAAAGATGGAGCTAAATGCTAGATATAGAGGTATTCACAAGCTTTTGAAATTTGTTGAAAGTGAAAATGAACGTTGCATTGGATGTGGGTTATGTGAGAAAATTTGCGTTAGCAACTGCATTTCGATGAAAACTTCACTTGGCGAAGATGGGCGCAAAAAGGTCGCAAGCTACTCGATAAATTTAAGTAGATGCGTGTATTGTGGATTTTGCGCTGATGTTTGTCCTGAGCTTGCGATAGTTTGCGGACAAGAGTACGAAGTCGCAAGCGAGAGCAGGATTATATTTGGCACAAAAGATGAGTTTTTGACAAAGGATAAATTTTTAAAAGATCAAAGCGAGTTTGAAGGATACGGAGCACTTCCTAAAAATGCTGATAGCTTAATCAAAAAGACGCCAAATGCATTTATAAGCGAAAATGAAAATGAGACAAAAAGTGATGAGTAG
- the nuoH gene encoding NADH-quinone oxidoreductase subunit NuoH, with the protein MSETLFFVLSTIIKAMVILAVMASLAGLATYAERKVLAYMQRRVGPDMVGPAGILQIVADMIKLFTKEDIVPANTNKFIFLIAPLISAIAAFAALAPVPFLPEFEIFGHTLRPILSDINVGILYIAGVASVCVFSPLAAGLASYNKFALISAARAVVSLLSFEIVAGMALLSVVMVTSSLSLVDINNYQKGIFGWLIFKQPLAFLLFLIASFVECNRTPFCLTENETEIVAGYGTEYSGMRWAMFFIGEYTNMIAASIIITILFLGGFNEFLFIPGALMIILKSSIVFFFFLWVRASWAHLRVDQLSAFCWKILLPLGILNIVITGFMLLI; encoded by the coding sequence ATGAGTGAAACACTATTTTTTGTGCTAAGCACTATCATTAAAGCTATGGTCATCTTAGCCGTCATGGCAAGCCTTGCAGGGCTTGCGACTTATGCTGAGAGAAAGGTATTAGCCTACATGCAGCGCCGCGTTGGACCTGATATGGTAGGGCCAGCTGGGATTTTACAGATAGTAGCTGACATGATAAAACTCTTTACAAAAGAGGATATCGTACCAGCAAATACGAATAAATTTATCTTTTTAATAGCTCCACTAATATCAGCCATTGCCGCGTTTGCAGCGCTTGCACCTGTGCCATTTTTGCCTGAGTTTGAAATTTTTGGACATACATTACGTCCGATTCTCTCAGATATAAATGTTGGTATTTTATACATCGCTGGCGTTGCTTCAGTTTGCGTCTTCTCTCCACTTGCAGCAGGTCTTGCTAGCTATAATAAATTTGCACTAATTAGCGCGGCTCGCGCAGTAGTCTCACTTCTTAGTTTCGAAATAGTCGCTGGCATGGCTCTTTTAAGCGTCGTAATGGTAACTAGCTCACTCTCACTTGTGGATATAAACAACTATCAAAAAGGAATTTTTGGTTGGCTTATATTCAAGCAGCCACTTGCCTTTTTGCTCTTTTTAATAGCAAGCTTTGTGGAGTGCAATAGAACGCCATTTTGCTTAACAGAGAACGAAACAGAGATAGTGGCAGGCTATGGCACCGAGTATAGCGGCATGAGATGGGCGATGTTTTTCATCGGCGAATACACAAATATGATCGCTGCTAGCATCATCATTACGATTTTATTTTTAGGTGGATTTAACGAATTTTTATTTATCCCAGGTGCTTTAATGATCATCTTAAAATCAAGCATTGTCTTTTTCTTTTTTCTTTGGGTAAGGGCTTCATGGGCACATTTAAGAGTTGATCAGTTAAGTGCATTTTGCTGGAAAATTTTACTTCCGCTTGGAATTTTAAATATCGTAATCACTGGCTTTATGCTACTAATCTAA
- a CDS encoding NADH-quinone oxidoreductase subunit G, with amino-acid sequence MKISINDQILEADEGESILNIARANGIYIPALCYLSSCSPTLACRLCMVEANGKVVYSCNAKAKEDMQIYTNTPEIAAERNAIMQTYCVNHPIQCGVCDKSGECELQNLTTHLKVNEQKFAIADTHKPHKEWGLINYDPALCIVCERCVTVCKDRIGESALKTVPRGVEVPKELKESMPKDAYAVFSKMQKSLIGPSVGESLDCSFCGECISICPTGALISSHFQYSTNIWELNPIPAANPHQSDCELIYYDVKEKSTSDRSKQIYRISNDFTFGEISGAARFGYDFHNELACKNEEKFEEIVLNIKNGAIKNIKFNSFITNEEALILERLREKFDLNLINNEALNYQKFLNKFSEFSGLSSYNADYEDIKKSDFIISAGSFLRHESPVTSFKLNNALKMNKAAGIYFHHIADEIVKKYSKNFIYVAHEAGKLEQILLFILKNWGENLPSALTSKLENFDENFGLDVPALSDGKNNFTLILGSDFYTDENADLLAALTGVIARATPFRVMLIPPRTNSLGVAKICTLTSEKKPGKTLGYNENGDYKFSIFEGDIDASALNQQEGTFTSINNALVPTNVAIPHKGYFLNDIANALGLMAKNTIDYTPLLPKEKGYRGIKFDDLENFYANDGTSHRGYKLEISNFTPNDDIEPLLKDSKSINLKDDEALIGLANPINLPSFFANYATQTAKRAKLYASSDFMDKFEILQNEAIILEKDGHKLAICVELDSELGGVAAYLGDYDDKLDVGVIFNGKSYAPVKIIKAKDE; translated from the coding sequence ATGAAAATAAGCATAAATGATCAAATTTTAGAAGCAGATGAGGGCGAGAGCATCTTAAATATCGCAAGGGCAAATGGAATTTATATCCCAGCTCTTTGCTATCTTAGTAGCTGCTCACCAACTCTTGCTTGTAGGCTTTGCATGGTCGAGGCAAATGGCAAAGTAGTTTATAGCTGCAATGCCAAAGCAAAAGAGGATATGCAAATTTATACAAACACGCCAGAAATCGCTGCCGAGCGAAATGCGATCATGCAGACTTATTGCGTAAATCATCCGATTCAATGTGGCGTTTGTGACAAAAGCGGCGAATGTGAACTACAAAATTTAACCACGCATCTAAAGGTAAATGAGCAAAAATTCGCCATCGCCGATACGCACAAACCACATAAAGAATGGGGGCTAATCAACTACGATCCAGCTCTTTGCATAGTCTGCGAAAGATGTGTCACTGTTTGTAAAGATAGGATCGGAGAGAGTGCGCTAAAGACCGTACCAAGGGGCGTTGAGGTGCCAAAAGAGCTAAAAGAGAGTATGCCAAAAGATGCCTATGCTGTTTTTAGCAAGATGCAAAAAAGCTTAATAGGTCCAAGCGTGGGCGAGAGTTTAGACTGCTCATTTTGTGGCGAGTGTATCAGCATTTGTCCTACTGGAGCACTCATTAGTTCGCATTTTCAATATAGCACAAATATCTGGGAGCTAAACCCTATCCCAGCAGCAAATCCACATCAAAGCGACTGCGAGCTAATTTACTATGATGTAAAAGAAAAGAGCACTAGTGACAGAAGTAAGCAAATTTACCGCATCAGCAATGATTTTACATTTGGCGAGATAAGTGGAGCAGCTAGGTTTGGTTATGACTTTCACAACGAGCTTGCCTGTAAAAATGAAGAAAAATTTGAAGAGATTGTTTTAAATATTAAAAATGGCGCGATCAAAAATATAAAATTTAATAGCTTTATCACGAACGAAGAGGCCCTTATTTTAGAGCGTTTAAGAGAGAAATTTGATCTAAATTTAATAAATAATGAGGCGCTAAATTATCAAAAATTTTTAAATAAATTTAGCGAATTTAGTGGGCTTAGCTCATATAATGCAGACTATGAAGATATTAAAAAAAGCGATTTTATCATCAGTGCTGGCAGTTTCTTAAGGCATGAGAGTCCAGTGACAAGCTTTAAGTTAAATAACGCTTTAAAAATGAACAAAGCAGCTGGAATTTACTTTCATCACATAGCCGATGAGATCGTTAAAAAATATTCTAAAAATTTTATCTATGTAGCACATGAAGCTGGAAAATTAGAGCAAATTTTACTTTTTATACTTAAAAACTGGGGTGAAAATTTACCTAGCGCACTTACATCAAAACTTGAAAATTTTGATGAAAATTTTGGCTTAGATGTACCGGCCTTAAGTGATGGCAAAAACAATTTTACGCTCATTTTAGGAAGCGATTTTTATACGGACGAAAATGCAGATTTACTAGCAGCACTTACTGGAGTGATCGCAAGAGCTACGCCGTTTCGTGTGATGCTAATACCGCCACGCACAAACTCACTTGGCGTTGCTAAAATTTGCACTCTTACAAGCGAAAAAAAGCCTGGCAAGACGCTTGGCTATAACGAAAATGGTGATTATAAATTTAGCATCTTTGAAGGCGATATCGATGCTAGCGCACTAAATCAGCAAGAAGGTACATTTACAAGCATAAATAACGCCTTAGTGCCAACAAATGTAGCGATACCGCACAAAGGTTATTTTCTAAACGATATTGCAAATGCACTTGGACTAATGGCTAAAAATACGATTGATTACACGCCACTTTTACCAAAAGAAAAGGGTTATAGAGGCATTAAATTTGATGATTTAGAAAATTTTTACGCAAACGACGGAACAAGTCACAGAGGCTACAAGCTTGAAATTTCAAATTTTACACCAAATGATGATATAGAGCCACTTTTAAAAGATAGCAAGAGTATAAATTTAAAAGACGACGAAGCACTTATAGGTCTTGCAAATCCTATAAATTTGCCATCATTTTTTGCAAACTATGCCACTCAAACAGCTAAAAGAGCGAAGCTTTATGCAAGTAGCGATTTTATGGATAAATTTGAAATTTTACAAAATGAAGCGATTATTTTAGAAAAAGATGGGCACAAGCTTGCCATTTGCGTGGAGCTTGATAGCGAGCTTGGCGGAGTTGCTGCGTATTTAGGCGATTATGACGACAAACTTGATGTGGGCGTTATATTTAATGGCAAAAGCTACGCCCCAGTTAAAATCATAAAGGCAAAAGATGAGTGA
- a CDS encoding NADH-ubiquinone oxidoreductase subunit E family protein: MRRVDLRHLKSEFLSALGQQIKASEPNEVIIFLFEIGDFSGVTKAVNLAYNLNCEVMNSLKFNQVDWVLTIKKGKI, from the coding sequence ATGAGAAGGGTCGATCTTAGACACTTAAAGAGTGAGTTTTTGAGCGCTCTTGGACAGCAGATAAAGGCTAGCGAGCCTAATGAAGTGATTATATTTTTATTTGAGATAGGCGATTTTAGTGGTGTGACAAAGGCTGTAAATTTAGCCTATAATCTAAACTGCGAAGTGATGAACTCGCTTAAATTTAACCAAGTTGATTGGGTATTAACCATAAAAAAGGGCAAGATATGA
- the nuoD gene encoding NADH dehydrogenase (quinone) subunit D, with the protein MSQAPNRLKPFFENLEFEQNDGKMILNFGPQHPSAHGQLKLVLELDGEKVVRAIPEVGFMHRGVEKMAENMTYQEFIPVTDRVDYIASSANNYAFCAAVEKLCGIEVPRRAQIIRVILLELNRISSHLLFLATHALDVGAMSVFLYAFREREYVLDLIEKYCGARLTHSSIRIGGVPLDLPDGWCEELLKFCEKFPSDITLYEDLLSENRIWQARLIDVGVISKELALSSGCSGVMLRASGVARDIRKEEPYLIYDELDFDVPYATHGDCYARYLLYMKEMRECAKILKQCVSKYQTSSPAIIADAPDYVSASKEQIMSQNYSLMQHFVLITQGLKPPKGEIYFASESPKGELGIYINSDGSASPYRLKIRTPSFWHCAIYEDLLVGQYVADVATIIGSTNIILGEVDR; encoded by the coding sequence TTGAGCCAGGCACCAAACCGCTTAAAACCATTTTTTGAAAATTTAGAATTTGAGCAAAATGATGGCAAGATGATACTAAATTTTGGCCCACAGCACCCAAGTGCTCATGGTCAGTTAAAGCTTGTGCTTGAGCTTGATGGCGAAAAGGTCGTGCGTGCCATACCAGAGGTTGGCTTCATGCACCGAGGCGTTGAAAAAATGGCTGAAAATATGACCTATCAGGAATTTATCCCAGTAACTGACAGGGTCGATTACATCGCATCAAGTGCTAATAACTACGCGTTTTGTGCGGCTGTAGAGAAGCTTTGCGGTATCGAAGTGCCTCGCCGTGCGCAGATTATTAGAGTGATACTTTTAGAGCTAAACCGCATCAGCTCGCATCTTTTATTTTTAGCTACGCACGCCCTTGATGTGGGGGCAATGAGCGTCTTTTTATACGCATTTAGAGAGCGCGAATATGTCCTTGATCTCATAGAAAAATACTGCGGCGCAAGGCTAACTCATAGCTCCATAAGGATCGGTGGTGTGCCGCTTGATCTGCCTGATGGCTGGTGCGAGGAGTTGCTTAAATTTTGCGAGAAATTTCCAAGCGACATCACGCTTTACGAAGATCTACTAAGTGAAAATAGAATTTGGCAAGCAAGGCTTATAGATGTGGGCGTAATTAGCAAAGAACTAGCCCTTAGTAGCGGCTGCTCTGGCGTCATGCTAAGAGCAAGTGGTGTAGCGCGCGATATAAGAAAAGAAGAGCCTTATCTCATCTACGACGAGCTAGACTTTGACGTGCCTTATGCGACACACGGCGACTGCTACGCAAGATATCTGCTTTACATGAAAGAGATGCGTGAGTGTGCGAAAATTTTAAAGCAGTGTGTTAGCAAGTATCAAACAAGTAGCCCCGCTATCATCGCTGATGCGCCAGATTACGTGAGCGCTTCAAAAGAGCAGATAATGAGCCAAAACTACTCACTAATGCAACATTTTGTGCTAATAACTCAGGGACTAAAACCTCCAAAGGGCGAAATTTACTTTGCTAGCGAGTCGCCAAAGGGCGAGCTTGGAATTTATATAAACTCAGACGGTAGCGCAAGCCCATATCGCCTAAAAATTCGCACGCCAAGCTTTTGGCACTGCGCTATTTATGAAGATTTATTGGTAGGTCAGTACGTCGCTGATGTCGCTACGATAATTGGTAGCACAAATATCATCTTAGGCGAGGTCGATAGATGA
- a CDS encoding NADH-quinone oxidoreductase subunit C translates to MREYKPNNDLQKKQYYKEKFYIEKQTPKDEARGSKFDEELAILEQSGVEILSSYVEFDQLVIYVNSSENFKALETLKSFGYEQLSELAALDFISAKGGYEVFYQLLSVSKNRRTRVKCFVKKDEMLKSVCELYKSANWAEREMYDLSGVLIKDHPNLKRLIMPDDWHSHPLLKSYPLTGDEAAKWYEVDKIFGREFREQIGEENRDPAYIEEKDTFGFSRVFDEEYEYQEDGGVKFVKKAKFNESQIVKERP, encoded by the coding sequence ATGAGAGAGTATAAGCCAAATAATGATCTACAAAAAAAGCAGTATTACAAAGAGAAATTTTACATAGAAAAGCAGACGCCAAAAGATGAGGCAAGAGGTTCTAAATTTGATGAGGAGCTAGCCATCTTAGAGCAAAGCGGAGTAGAAATTTTATCTAGCTACGTGGAGTTTGATCAGCTTGTAATTTATGTAAATTCTAGTGAAAATTTTAAAGCGCTTGAGACACTAAAAAGCTTTGGCTACGAACAACTTAGCGAGCTTGCAGCACTTGATTTTATAAGTGCAAAAGGCGGATATGAGGTCTTTTATCAGCTTCTTAGCGTTAGTAAAAATAGACGCACTCGTGTAAAATGCTTTGTAAAAAAGGATGAAATGCTAAAAAGCGTCTGCGAGCTTTATAAAAGCGCAAACTGGGCTGAGCGTGAGATGTATGATCTAAGCGGCGTTCTCATCAAAGATCATCCAAATTTAAAGCGTCTTATAATGCCTGATGACTGGCACTCACACCCGCTCTTAAAGAGCTATCCGCTAACTGGTGACGAGGCTGCCAAATGGTACGAGGTGGATAAAATTTTTGGGCGTGAATTTAGAGAGCAAATTGGCGAAGAGAACCGCGATCCAGCTTATATTGAAGAGAAAGATACCTTTGGATTTTCAAGAGTATTTGACGAAGAGTACGAGTATCAAGAAGATGGTGGCGTAAAATTTGTCAAAAAGGCCAAATTTAACGAGAGCCAAATAGTAAAGGAAAGACCTTGA
- a CDS encoding NuoB/complex I 20 kDa subunit family protein, with protein MAKHQINYAANGGLPVVLTTVDKLVQWGRSNSLWALSYGLACCAIEMMASGASRYDFDRFGTIFRASPRHSEVMIIAGTLTKKHAEFTRRLYDQMPEPKWVISMGSCANTGGMFNTYSTVQGVDRIIPVDIYIPGCAPRPETLQYALMMLQKKIRKQSAFRAQKPRKLDI; from the coding sequence ATGGCAAAGCATCAGATAAACTACGCTGCAAATGGTGGCTTGCCAGTAGTTTTAACAACCGTTGATAAGCTCGTTCAATGGGGCAGGAGCAACTCGCTTTGGGCGCTTAGTTATGGACTTGCTTGCTGTGCGATCGAGATGATGGCAAGTGGCGCTAGCAGATATGACTTTGATAGATTTGGCACCATTTTTAGGGCTAGCCCAAGACACTCAGAGGTGATGATTATAGCTGGCACGCTAACTAAAAAACACGCTGAGTTTACAAGGCGTCTTTATGATCAGATGCCTGAGCCAAAATGGGTCATCTCAATGGGTAGCTGCGCAAATACTGGCGGCATGTTTAATACCTACTCTACCGTTCAAGGTGTGGATAGAATAATACCAGTTGATATCTACATCCCAGGCTGTGCTCCTCGCCCAGAGACACTTCAGTATGCACTTATGATGCTTCAAAAAAAGATAAGAAAGCAAAGTGCATTTAGGGCGCAAAAGCCAAGAAAGCTAGATATATGA
- a CDS encoding NAD(P)H-quinone oxidoreductase subunit 3: protein MSHSELESTYFGAFIILLLATCSFCLITFLSSKISKKLANRNTERLKLGFYECGPTTVKQPNKINIHYFFYGILFILFDVEVIFMYPWAVDFRLLGIFGLIEMLLFVAILLIGFAYAWQKGVFKWQSIR from the coding sequence ATGTCACATTCAGAGCTTGAAAGCACCTATTTTGGCGCATTTATCATACTTTTACTAGCGACTTGTTCATTTTGTTTAATAACATTCTTATCTTCAAAAATAAGCAAAAAACTAGCCAACCGCAATACCGAGCGTCTAAAACTTGGCTTTTATGAGTGTGGTCCAACCACCGTAAAACAGCCAAATAAGATAAATATCCACTACTTTTTTTATGGAATTTTATTTATTTTGTTTGATGTTGAGGTCATTTTTATGTATCCGTGGGCGGTGGATTTTAGGCTACTTGGAATTTTTGGACTAATTGAAATGTTGCTTTTTGTGGCGATTTTACTTATCGGCTTTGCTTATGCTTGGCAAAAAGGAGTCTTTAAATGGCAAAGCATCAGATAA
- a CDS encoding multidrug ABC transporter permease/ATP-binding protein — MLANLIKKNIYQISKIVLLTLVFSGLGVWTLSFINNELVSLKKFDPILAIKFIAVLLLFFISAIVANISLTNFGHKFIYELRYQSVKQILDTPNSVINEIGKAKIIASLNNDIKTITFAFMSATGFIQSLVFIVCASIYLCIIAPKIFIFLSIWIGVTLFINTLFMKKIHLYFKYSRVQDDALQKHYNDIVEGHRELSLNRTRASVCFDELNFTGDKKRQNMVKADIYHALSDNFTNIMLLGSVGLCVFLCVAFDWASLQTALSISLTILFLRGSFMSMVGSIPAALSAKVSLEKIMSLNLNKFKEGFKFDDSLSDNWQSIKIKDINFNYTHSKFSLKDVNLEIKRGEITFIIGKNGSGKSTLINLLCGLMRPSSGEIYLDSTKIDEANLQSYQAKISAIFADFYLFSQTLSHNGFASQNEIDELLALLEIDKKVSVIDNKLSTTQLSTGQRKRLSLLIAILEHRSILILDEWAADQDPLFKRKFYKEILPFLQSKGISIIAVSHDDSYFDVATRIILVKDGFVRELDESERISAAKDAVEKIK; from the coding sequence ATGCTTGCAAATTTAATCAAAAAAAATATCTACCAAATTTCTAAAATAGTGTTATTAACGCTCGTATTTAGCGGGCTTGGCGTCTGGACCCTTTCATTTATAAATAATGAGCTTGTAAGCTTAAAAAAATTTGACCCGATTCTTGCAATTAAATTTATAGCAGTCTTACTTTTATTTTTTATAAGCGCCATCGTAGCAAATATATCGCTTACAAATTTTGGACATAAATTTATCTACGAGCTAAGATATCAAAGTGTAAAGCAAATTTTAGATACGCCAAATAGCGTGATAAACGAGATCGGTAAGGCAAAGATCATAGCTAGCCTAAATAATGACATAAAAACGATCACATTTGCCTTTATGAGCGCTACTGGCTTTATACAAAGCCTAGTTTTTATCGTCTGCGCTAGCATCTATCTTTGTATAATCGCTCCAAAAATTTTTATCTTTTTATCCATTTGGATCGGTGTGACTCTTTTTATAAATACGCTTTTTATGAAAAAAATTCATCTTTATTTTAAGTATTCTAGAGTTCAAGATGACGCATTACAAAAGCACTACAACGATATCGTAGAGGGACATAGAGAGCTTAGTTTAAATAGAACAAGGGCAAGTGTCTGCTTTGATGAGTTAAATTTTACAGGCGATAAAAAACGTCAAAATATGGTAAAGGCCGATATTTATCACGCATTAAGTGATAATTTTACAAACATTATGCTTCTTGGCTCAGTTGGACTTTGTGTATTTTTATGCGTGGCATTTGACTGGGCGAGCCTGCAAACAGCACTAAGCATCAGCCTAACGATACTATTTTTAAGAGGCTCTTTTATGAGTATGGTTGGCTCCATACCAGCCGCACTTAGCGCAAAAGTAAGTTTAGAAAAGATCATGAGCTTAAATCTAAATAAATTTAAGGAAGGATTTAAATTTGACGATAGCCTAAGCGATAATTGGCAAAGCATAAAAATAAAAGATATAAATTTCAACTACACTCACAGCAAATTTAGCCTAAAAGACGTAAATTTAGAGATCAAACGCGGTGAGATAACATTTATCATCGGTAAAAATGGTAGTGGCAAAAGCACACTTATAAATTTACTTTGTGGACTAATGCGTCCAAGTAGTGGCGAAATTTATCTTGATAGCACAAAGATAGATGAAGCAAATTTACAAAGCTATCAGGCAAAGATTAGCGCTATTTTTGCTGATTTTTATCTATTTTCGCAAACGCTTTCTCATAATGGCTTTGCTAGCCAAAACGAAATAGACGAGCTTTTAGCCTTGCTTGAGATCGACAAAAAAGTAAGTGTCATAGATAATAAGCTTAGCACCACGCAACTCTCAACCGGTCAGCGAAAGCGTCTAAGTCTTTTAATAGCTATTTTAGAGCACCGCTCTATCCTTATCCTAGATGAGTGGGCAGCCGATCAAGATCCGCTCTTTAAGCGAAAATTTTATAAAGAAATTTTGCCATTTTTACAAAGTAAGGGCATCAGCATAATCGCTGTTAGCCACGATGATAGCTATTTTGATGTAGCAACTAGGATCATCTTGGTAAAAGATGGCTTTGTGCGTGAGCTAGACGAGAGCGAGCGAATAAGTGCTGCAAAGGATGCAGTTGAGAAGATAAAATAG